The Pseudomonas sp. MPC6 nucleotide sequence TCAACTTCGATGCCCCGGAAGTGGTGGACGACCCGCGCTCGGCCCAAGTGCTGATCGACGAGGCTGTGAAGGCCGCCAAGGATGCCGATGTCGTCGTCGCAGCCGTGGGCGAGTCCCGTGGCATGTCCCATGAGTCGTCGAGCCGTACCGACCTGAATATTCCGGTCAACCAGCGCGAGCTGATCAAGGCACTGAAAGCCACCGGCAAACCGCTGGTGCTGGTGTTGATGAACGGCCGCCCGCTATCGATTCTCGAAGAGAAGGAACAGGCTGACGCGATCCTGGAAACCTGGTTCAGCGGCACCGAAGGCGGCAACGCCATCGCCGACGTACTGTTCGGCGACTACAACCCGTCGGGCAAACTGCCAATCACCTTCCCGCGCTCGGTGGGGCAGATTCCGACCTACTACAACCACCTGAGCATCGGCCGGCCGTTCACGCCGGGCAAACCGGGCAACTACACCTCGCAGTATTTCGATGACACCACAGGTCCCCTGTTCCCGTTCGGTTTTGGCTTGAGCTACACCGATTTCAGCCTGACCGACATGGCCTTGTCCTCGACCACGCTGAACAAGACCGGCAAGCTCGACGCCAGCGTCATGCTGAAAAACACCGGCAAGCGCGACGGCGAAACCGTGGTCCAGTTGTACATCCAGGACGTGACCGGCTCGATGATCCGACCGGTCAAGGAACTGAAGAACTTCCAGAAAATCATGCTCAAGGCCGGCGAACAAAAAGTCGTGCACTTCACCATCACCGAGGACGATCTGAAGTTCTTCAACGGCCAGCTCAAGTACGTGGCGGAACCGGGCAAGTTCAATGTGCAGATCGGCCTGGATTCACAGGACGTGACGCAGCAGAGTTTTGAATTGCTGTAATCCCTGACACACCGCACCCCTGTAGGAGCTGGCTTGCCAGCGAAGGCGGCTTAACTTCCAACGAAGATGTTGAATGTTATGGCCCCTTCGCTGGCAAGCCAGCTCCTACAGAGGGGCGATGTCAACCCTGCCGACCCAACAGATTCAGGGCCGATGTCAGCCCCGCCGATCCAGCAGATTCACCACCAGCCGGTCCACCCATCCCCACACCCGTTGATTCACCCGTCGCCACAGCGGCCGGCGTTGCCACGCCTCGAGGCTGACCTCCTGGCTCAGGGCAAAGTCCTTCTCGAAACTCGCCGCCACCGCACGTGTCAGCCCCGCATCCAGCGCTTCAAGGTTGGCTTCCAGGTTGAACCGCAGGTTCCAGTGATCGAAGTTGCACGAGCCGATACTCACCCAGTCGTCGATCAGCACCATTTTCAGGTGCAGGAAACACGGCTGGTATTCGAAGATTTTCACCCCGGACTTGAGCAGTCGCGGGTAGTAGCGATGCCCGGCGTAGCGCACCGATGGGTGGTCGGTGCGGGGCCCGGTCAGCAGCAGGCGCACATCGATGCCGCGGGCGGCCGCCCGGCGCAGTGAGCGCCGGACTTTCCAGGTCGGCAAGAAATACGGGGTGGCCAGCCAGATCCGCCGCTGGCCACTGTTCAGCGCGCGAACCAGCGATTGCAGGATGTCCCGGTGCTGACGGGCGTCGGCATACGCGACCCGGCCCATGCCCTCGCCCATGGACGGCACGCGCGGCAGACGCGGCAAACCGAAGTTCGACGCCGGTTTCCAGGCACGGCGATGGCGGTTGGCGATCCATTGGCGATCGAACAGCAACTGCCAGTCGATGACCAGCGGACCGCTGATTTCCACCATCACTTCGTGCCATTCGCTGATGTCTTCGCCCGGCGTCCAGAATTCATCGGTCACGCCCGTGCCGCCGACCACAGCCAGACACTGGTCGACCAGCAACAGCTTGCGGTGATCGCGGTAGAAATTGCCCACCCAGCGCCGCCAGCTCAGGCGATTGTAGAATCGCAGCTCGACACCCGCG carries:
- a CDS encoding phosphatidylserine/phosphatidylglycerophosphate/cardiolipin synthase family protein is translated as MAGAIFPWREGNAFELLIDGPQFFPRMLVAIARAEEQVELELYLVEAGACAEAMVQALVQAAERGVRVRCLFDDYGSLAFTLTLRQRLITAGVELRFYNRLSWRRWVGNFYRDHRKLLLVDQCLAVVGGTGVTDEFWTPGEDISEWHEVMVEISGPLVIDWQLLFDRQWIANRHRRAWKPASNFGLPRLPRVPSMGEGMGRVAYADARQHRDILQSLVRALNSGQRRIWLATPYFLPTWKVRRSLRRAAARGIDVRLLLTGPRTDHPSVRYAGHRYYPRLLKSGVKIFEYQPCFLHLKMVLIDDWVSIGSCNFDHWNLRFNLEANLEALDAGLTRAVAASFEKDFALSQEVSLEAWQRRPLWRRVNQRVWGWVDRLVVNLLDRRG